In Macrobrachium rosenbergii isolate ZJJX-2024 chromosome 47, ASM4041242v1, whole genome shotgun sequence, the following are encoded in one genomic region:
- the LOC136830688 gene encoding uncharacterized protein isoform X2, whose amino-acid sequence MPPTYTKQFITYFVDSGQRGDKIVIVGSPMSHSEAEERRKAVRLLLATAELVKLPAQDLVYRNLVIVAFPTGDQSLFLCRGVITDIQPWTETVQVQVLLVDECQKDIIVSPDWIFVCPRSLSVYPTVIQQYILADILPAKKEWPPDVISYLRSRKELTFGDHSIKSATYKTMPLPTNSYEECQISHCTVGPWKFYLQFKQQIESYKKLQGKLRLYFDTGKLEQGPLKIGSSVLCYIRNLKEEEYQRGLVTGEASNSEIPVYLVDKGATLKLRKDSLWELPVELLDTPICMIKCCLDGLPEVVDSEVSNAFGEVIHVHPLKCKVVKMDEGKLIKVSMQANGCDVLKMITPSFKRSQLAANCKVFVSYVCKSDDVIYVHLSRESLKLEDLQRKLQETSCSALVIEDPVVNMTCLARYEDGYWYRGIVLETGAYIKVKYVDYGNSALVSHGNVRELSLDLISKLPAQAIPCILSEVPMKAVTSALVEEFLGPIGESETYVKSIGSKKLKLESVTQEVAVVEMISEKGSLNRYLEEKLKKVVDTASSALSYTSHVIREDAARNNNPKSLPEFNPRMQTESLGSSESSNYYLNHNVQKMFMTREVTSHQVNQFGVNRHPVVEVKPGTYGQVRLSCVGRACFFVTLLEEETNIQAMREILREKCQGALKNGIEGLKVGWLVASFDDSDHLWHRGLVTGCLGKLVELTLIDSGKDIVVEKLLLQELPDTPVVLSTPAQAIKCTLSDGSLKPGRLEHMKKEVGMCFLAHFCKEEDGLWEVQLYAEKIVGDGEKRGAENSSLMLGSERSGSTLSKEEPSKRSKGETTPECSVSVSSFLQELTRSSEIDTGNSTEKSGRKLEETKWETPNRQHKSASGPIRNKSHRYHATPASDRWRDGSNNTRTYDSQWKETKTSSTSSTQSEETSFEKPVRNQEFGLFRNRKHSTTQDTPLKTKSSHATMQNVVENTSNQPSRSFGEVKNQEKKFSWKPAKEMVRDKNCNIAEENSFMKKPVPSGDSWSGNQNSQNGNTKKIPSIPLAQVMCDNVFDAVITSIEDDGSFWIQASQQIPSLDKLMKDINESNADLLKVMTAIPEIGRPCLCVYAEDERYYRAVVKEFCNTDCAIVHYVDYGNSSEVKVCDMRLIPSRFLYLPCQAIHCYFSKVLGEKSLDVLHQNLEEILTEELKVSLTSELQDEDIFVIKSLTVKDVDLLSKIQKEQMNLETGSSGNNPLVNQIKENFNGCQIPYLKINYESEITAFICHVDTDGIIWVQLTANAVVLEEVMEKLNEIGSSSNRTHSPAVPGVPCLCQYSEDERFYRAEIKETLPTEGTAVVQYVDYGNVDHVQIKNLALLPEEFTTIPRQAICCSFRKDIRNKWSQYTQTHLEAFIEQECTLTLVKGSENEGENVIVRLAVGGVDILSHIASELEIDVSVRSETAEGNINILEASVPVLSLSYNSEITAYVSHVDNDSIWIQLSDQSTDLEEMEEKLSECALSPLTHAPEINCLYACRFADDGRLYRAVVREVDDKVGVTVHYIDHGNESHAELEHLYSLSSAFLSLPRQAIQCHFNKKKEEARPVTIQSLDELLNQELVLSLTESCEEDNRNILLSCMLDGKEVFSEQEQSLSVESNEKGEKLSDHEVRFENKIGSVTSAVTPVDDATLAYPSCLPVRFNETFRACVCHVERDSIWIQHADNLEDLEEIMKKLNESPPVTLHTNPVRDSLCVSQFSIDGMYYRCIVQEIDDMLSAVIHFIDYGNSEQVPVTDLYEIPDYCRSLPRQAVQCYFKKEMKQGDVQSLLNQVLEVSVHEEVKGEENIIVLDVCSYNGMNVLSDVLEVIPGVDQEKGIEEPDGILEQDKQELKEPNSIADETVETSRNICESQKHIGDQCSVVTPRSSAGDDPDVTEIEPEPTLVESNILGDFPVHQKEESDLCSATGLEILNVQERIFPKVSLELDKSFDAVISHFEKDGSLWVQVCDYLPAFSDMMVKLNEMSFNSSEHLEEPPVVGCMYACLCIKDSKFYRASLVSVSHESHLIVVQFVDYGIEATATVDNLRTLPECYYSTPVQAVRCYFSKTIRELWSESHQRQIEKMKTGAKVNVRVSVDDSDGGQLVFEEFQYANEDVLTLLHCNMSDQEVREVNIENLESNATARSLEKPETDVFDDEDSEKGPVTVNQDESPVTPELESTSAVQDTKGDDFHVGTELPSVFNEDNVQQFASKDMETVHVGDKVDVSNSCNELRTTPVNVERYGMRLKAVICHIENEGCLWLQLLDEFPTLHDMMTKLNELVESSLEPFAEGSVSVGSMCLCTYTTDRRLYRAYVKKLIDDENLVVVRYIDYGYEESVKMEELRKVPECLENIPAQAVRCCFSKHIRENWSEYHNQLIIDIKSEVCVCVLSDDEGDGNLILQELHSEGRDIVRMMSLNLERNASLKVPFLDPLTVGIRDSAVEEIPAEEKTGSNISTELPSDSVHILPTYAEDDFHPSSTVKIEDTSIDFSLGNLKYQDEKTAAVAESGISEVTCKKLVLVPQNCIEYDITFDAVVSHIESDGSLWLQASTHLPALSSMMKMLNELDIHSLELAEHALVGSVCLCPYTEDGRLYRVVVRELHGGDCPALVRYVDYGNEDFVKRDSLWKIPEDISQSVFHLPMQAIHCYPSKNIREYSCHLGIEDKVKVSLSLSEDGVNVLNKLIVQDMDVLLKSVGSLENQDCQGSAEIPSSTGDGLQHLVSLDSGETAAQENAVEVSVYQQQQTLTNDYDADETRTVQDTIEINLSEENGDENLIEFSSSNPTEDNCVSDGEMSQIFAIEPSPIMKENDRCINEHFDIDREQIDTDLKEGLGEVGVQSPLSGDGLSKVIATKNGEYVVDFREIPAENSSGETKHSEEISGRKDYVIEENEALKGRSVRNEENIFVSTVPIEDPLLLEKSEQSELSFTEKSFDDLNLDLQNYANIHGQEHQFLLDSEEKPDDDYEIDILCTPLHKCMEMTEFECSCADKPNEEESLNEAYPDEQYLEFQAVAESLDSSHQSPKFDYDHCKQGTPSTNPVELIVEITGKTEMAEFILESEETCGILYSESPGIGIEYETDEEKNTHVIATANDMVQSPSEVTGIRLSEEPFFEHEESNCSFEKNEWEIQQQELNSFKYPDDDAIAQFIEAVGFSGEEDKSQEPSCFVEHDQYFEDEKINLKQTDDEVSGYVGEHTLVSSCMKDAESVYEQSELPCVEKSTSEEEQVTGGNISEGSDWNSADEINKMAVEVRLTSYVPDLQVSEANCDVRKAQQCAACVDGCIDKKHVELCTHNAETVDSHWMDTPSRDNAFSELQSHKTPEFLDPEPMKCLLECRLEPETSKDVLHDLQDKGKAFALQSSLVSGKEAFIMNVQAPGCLSLILKNDLGRLHNIQQCLHGSAEQLQLQELKNIRPGNHCVVESEDGETRYRATILDVEERNAKVYLVDEGKLETVPRGKLKQIPQDLLDPPCIYTCEVKPKNEQVVLSSDQIRSSIKPFIEKPLVLTAEDGKGKQKLTFQYCGKEVLEDFVCSVLTPFSQKPMVMDFPTCSGISESKIVPPVNVESVPRAKRSFDKSKSFLHIIDEEGEDSDETSVMQCYKALVVNVEENPFSLWVQKEEDFSHVTFIAKTLSSEGLEFEILQHPKKGQLCLCVLEDVKQRAKLISFDDNTALVHYIDLGKYDIVSRRELFELEEELTDIHPLASQVFLPVSIKKGMEGVSGSVIATAVLGQLCYCIDLRTQADRKIKTVVVSSGQGDLGKFLARMDLATGVSFDASVKDQISPLVNRFCQGHANEP is encoded by the exons ATTAGGAACTTGAAGGAAGAGGAATACCAGAGAGGATTGGTAACAGGGGAGGCTTCTAACAGTGAAATTCCTGTTTATTTGGTTGACAAAGGAGCTACTCTGAAGTTGAGAAAAGATTCACTCTGGGAATTACCTGTGGAACTTCTAGATACTCCCATTTGTATGATTAAATGTTGTCTAGATGGACTGCCTGAAGTTGTCGACTCTGAAGTGTCAAATGCATTTGGAGAAGTTATTCACGTACACCCTCTGAAGTGCAAGGTTGTCAAAATGGACGAGGGGAAGTTGATTAAAGTGTCCATGCAAGCAAATGGCTGTGATGTGCTGAAGATGATAACACCCAGCTTCAAGAGATCACAACTTGCCGCAAATTGCAAAGTTTTCGTCTCTTATGTCTGCAAGAGTGACGATGTAATTTATGTACACTTGAGTAGGGAGTCACTTAAGTTGGAAGACTTGCAGAGGAAGCTACAAGAGACAAGTTGCTCTGCACTGGTTATTGAGGACCCAGTTGTCAATATGACTTGTTTGGCACGATATGAGGATGGATATTGGTATCGAGGGATAGTTTTGGAAACAGGAGCTTATATTAAG GTTAAGTATGTGGATTATGGGAATAGTGCACTTGTTTCCCATGGAAATGTAAGAGAGCTTAGCCTAGATCTAATTAGTAAACTACCTGCTCAAGCTATACCTTGCATCCTCAGTGAAGTACCCATGAAAGCTGTCACTTCAGCACTTGTGGAAGAG TTTTTAGGCCCAATTGGAGAGAGTGAAACATATGTAAAAAGTATCGGCAGTAAAAAGCTGAAGCTGGAAAGTGTAACTCAAGAAGTTGCTGTTGTAGAGATGATATCCGAGAAGGGTTCATTGAACAGGTATTtggaagagaaattaaagaaagtagTAGATACTGCCAGTTCAGCTTTATCATACACCAGTCATGTTATCagagaggatgcagccagaaatAATAACCCCAAGTCTTTACCAG aaTTTAATCCAAGAATGCAGACTGAAAGTCTGGGTAGTTCTGAGTCTTCCAACTACTATTTAAACCACAATGTTCAAAAAATGTTTATGACCCGGGAGGTTACATCCCACCAAGTCAACCAGTTTGGTGTAAATAGACACCCAGTAGTGGAAGTGAAGCCTGGAACATATGGTCAAGTTCGGCTGTCCTGTGTTGGCAGAGCGTGCTTCTTTGTAACGCTCTtggaagaagaaactaatatccAG GCTATGAGAGAGATCTTGAGGGAGAAATGTCAAGGAGCTTTAAAAAATGGCATAGAAGGATTAAAGGTTGGGTGGTTGGTGGCTTCCTTTGATGACAGTGATCATTTGTGGCATCGAGGCTTGGTTACTGGATGTCTTGGGAAATTGGTTGAGCTGACTTTGATAGACTCCGGTAAAGACATAGTTGTGGAAAAACTATTG CTTCAGGAATTGCCTGATACCCCAGTAGTGTTATCCACGCCTGCCCAGGCGATAAAGTGCACACTTTCGGATGGCAGCTTGAAGCCTGGTCGTCTTGAGCACATGAAGAAAGAAGTTGGAATGTGTTTTCTGGCCCACTTTTGTAAAGAGGAGGATGGGCTTTGGGAG GTGCAGTTATATGCTGAGAAAATTGTTGGTGATGGTGAAAAACGAGGTGCTGAAAATTCATCACTGATGCTCGGAAGTGAGAG ATCAGGAAGTACATTGTCGAAAGAGGAACCATCAAAACGtagcaaaggggaaacaacacCTGAATGCAGTGTTTCTGTTAGCTCATTTCTCCAAGAACTTACCAGGAGTTCCGAAATTGATACAGGCAATAGTACAGAGAAATCTGGCAGAAAATTAGAAGAGACAAAGTGGGAGACTCCAAACAGACAACATAAATCTGCATCTGGACCCATTAGAAATAAAAGTCATCGTTATCATGCAACCCCTGCTAGTGACAGGTGGCGAGATGGGTCTAATAATACCAGAACTTATGACAGTCAGTGGAAGGAGACAAAGACCTCAAGCACATCAAGTACACAGAGTGAGGAGACTTCATTTGAGAAGCCTGTGAGAAATCAGGAGTTTGGACTCTTTAGAAACAGAAAACATAGTACGACCCAGGATACACCACTGAAAACCAAGAGCTCTCATGCCACCATGCAAAATGTGGTTGAAAATACATCTAATCAGCCCAGCAGATCCTTTGGAGaagtgaaaaatcaagaaaagaagtTCAGCTGGAAGCCTGCAAAGGAAATGGTACGGGATAAAAATTGTAACATAGCTGAAGAAAACAGTTTCATGAAAAAACCTGTCCCTAGTGGTGATAGTTGGTCTGGTAACCAAAACTCACAAAATGGTAATACCAAGAAGATTCCCAGTATTCCTCTGGCCCAAGTCATGTGTGATAATGTGTTTGATGCTGTTATTACTAGTATTGAAGATGATGGATCATTTTGGATCCAAGCCTCTCAACAAATTCCTTCTCTTGACAAGTTgatgaaagatataaatgaatCTAATGCTGATTTGCTTAAAGTGATGACTGCCATACCAGAAATTGGTAGaccttgtttgtgtgtgtatgccgAAGACGAAAGGTATTATAGAGCTGTAGTGAAAGAGTTTTGCAACACAGATTGTGCTATAGTTCATTATGTAGATTATGGCAACAGCAGTGAAGTAAAAGTGTGTGACATGCGTTTGATTCCAAGTAGATTTCTTTATCTACCATGTCAAGCAATCCATTGTTATTTCAGTAAAGTCTTGGGAGAAAAGTCCTTAGATGTGCTTCATCAAAATCTTGAAGAAATTCTGACAGAAGAGCTGAAGGTATCCCTGACTTCAGAGTTGCAAGATGAAGACATTTTTGTCATAAAGAGCCTTACTGTGAAAGATGTAGATTTGTTGTCCAAAATTCAAAAAGAGCAAATGAATCTGGAAACTGGATCAAGTGGGAATAACCCACTAGTAAACCAGATCAAAGAGAATTTTAATGGCTGTCAGATtccatatttaaagataaattatgaGTCGGAAATTACAGCTTTTATATGTCATGTTGATACTGATGGAATAATTTGGGTACAGTTAACAGCCAATGCAGTAGTACTCGAAGAAGTCAtggaaaaattgaatgaaattggAAGCTCCTCTAACAGAACTCACTCTCCCGCTGTACCTGGTGTGCCATGTTTATGTCAGTACTCGGAAGATGAAAGGTTTTATAGAGCAGAAATAAAGGAAACCTTACCCACAGAAGGTACTGCTGTTGTGCAGTATGTTGATTATGGCAATGTTGACCATGTACAGATCAAGAACTTGGCTCTCCTGCCAGAAGAGTTTACTACTATCCCCAGGCAAGCCATATGCTGTAGCTTCAGGAAGGACATAAGGAACAAATGGTCTCAGTATACCCAGACTCACCTAGAGGCCTTTATAGAACAAGAGTGCACGTTGACCTTAGTTAAGGgatcagaaaatgaaggagaaaatgtGATTGTCAGATTAGCCGTTGGTGGAGTTGATATTTTGTCTCATATTGCCTCTGAATTAGAAATTGACGTCAGTGTAAGGTCAGAGACAGCGGAAGGTAATATCAACATTCTCGAGGCCTCTGTTCCTGTCTTATCATTGTCATACAACAGTGAAATTACCGCTTATGTATCTCATGTTGATAATGATTCTATCTGGATTCAGCTTTCCGATCAGTCCACAGATTTggaggagatggaggaaaaattgAGTGAGTGTGCATTATCACCACTAACGCATGCTCCTGAAATTAATTGTTTGTACGCCTGTCGCTTTGCAGATGATGGAAGGCTTTACCGGGCAGTTGTTAGGGAAGTTGATGATAAAGTTGGTGTTACTGTTCACTATATTGATCATGGTAATGAAAGCCATGCGGAGTTAGAACATTTGTATTCCTTGTCCAGTGCCTTCCTCTCCTTACCAAGGCAAGCTATACAGTGTCACTTtaacaagaaaaaggaagaagccaGGCCAGTGACAATACAATCCTTAGATGAACTGTTAAATCAAGAGTTGGTTCTGTCTCTGACAGAGAGCTGTGAAGAGGACaacagaaatattttgttaagttGCATGTTGGATGGAAAAGAAGTGTTTTCAGAACAAGAACAGTCTTTGTCTGTTGAAAGTaatgaaaaaggtgaaaaacTGAGTGACCATGAAGttagatttgaaaacaaaattggtTCTGTTACATCCGCAGTGACTCCAGTTGATGATGCTACATTGGCATATCCATCTTGTTTACCAGTTagatttaatgaaacatttagaGCTTGTGTGTGTCATGTAGAACGTGATTCAATTTGGATTCAGCATGCTGATAACCTTGAAGATTTAGAGGAGATTATGAAGAAACTGAATGAAAGTCCACCTGTAACTTTACACACTAACCCTGTTCGTGATAGTCTGTGTGTCTCGCAGTTTAGTATTGATGGAATGTATTACAGGTGCATAGTACAGGAGATAGATGATATGTTGAGTgctgttatacattttatagatTACGGTAACAGCGAGCAAGTGCCAGTAACAGATCTTTACGAGATTCCCGATTATTGTCGGAGTCTGCCTAGACAGGCAGTACAGTGCTATTTCAAAAAGGAGATGAAGCAAGGCGATGTACAGTCGTTGCTGAATCAAGTCTTGGAAGTTTCTGTACATGAGGAGGTAAAAGgtgaagaaaatattattgttctTGATGTTTGCAGCTACAATGGCATGAATGTGCTATCTGATGTCCTTGAAGTGATTCCAGGAGTTGATCAAGAAAAGGGAATTGAAGAACCAGATGGGATTTTAGAACAGGATAAACAGGAATTAAAAGAACCTAATAGTATTGCTGATGAAACTGTGGAGACTTCTAGGAACATTTGTGAGTCACAAAAGCATATTGGTGACCAATGTTCAGTCGTGACTCCAAGGTCATCAGCAGGTGATGATCCAGATGTTACAGAAATTGAACCAGAACCTACCCTAGTTGAAAGCAACATTCTTGGAGACTTTCCTGTTCATCAGAAAGAGGAGAGTGACTTATGCAGTGCAACTGGCTTGGAAATCCTCAATGTGCAGGAGAGAATATTTCCAAAAGTCTCCCTTGAATTGGATAAAAGTTTTGATGCAGTCATAAGTCATTTTGAAAAAGATGGCTCTTTGTGGGTACAGGTTTGTGATTATTTACCAGCCTTCAGTGATATGAtggtgaaattaaatgaaatgagtTTTAATTCATCAGAACACTTGGAAGAGCCTCCTGTTGTTGGGTGTATGTATGCTTGCCTATGTATTAAAGACAGTAAATTTTACAGGGCTTCATTAGTGTCAGTCAGTCATGAATCCCACCTTATAGTGGTTCAGTTTGTTGATTATGGCATTGAGGCCACAGCTACTGTTGATAACCTCCGAACATTACCAGAATGTTACTATAGTACACCTGTTCAAGCTGTTCGTTGTTACTTCAGCAAAACAATTAGGGAGCTTTGGTCAGAAAGTCACCAAAGACAGATTGAGAAGATGAAGACTGGAGCTAAAGTGAATGTTCGAGTCTCTGTGGATGACAGTGATGGTGGTCAGCTGGTGTTTGAGGAATTTCAGTATGCAAATGAAGATGTTTTAACACTGTTGCATTGTAACATGAGTGATCAAGAAGTTAGAGAAGTTAATATTGAAAATCTTGAGAGTAACGCAACAGCAAGATCACTAGAGAAACCAGAAACTGATGTttttgatgatgaagactctgaGAAAGGCCCAGTTACAGTAAACCAAGATGAGAGCCCAGTGACACCAGAGCTGGAATCTACTAGTGCCGTACAAGATACGAAGGGAGATGATTTTCATGTTGGAACAGAATTGCCTTCTGTTTTTAATGAAGATAATGTTCAGCAGTTTGCCTCGAAGGACATGGAAACTGTTCATGTAGGTGACAAAGTTGATGTCTCTAATTCATGTAATGAGTTAAGGACTACTCCCGTGAATGTAGAAAGGTATGGAATGAGATTAAAAGCAGTTATCTGTCATATTGAAAATGAGGGCTGTTTGTGGTTGCAGCTTTTGGATGAGTTCCCAACCCTCCATGATATGATgactaaattaaatgaattggtAGAGAGCTCTTTGGAGCCTTTCGCAGAGGGTTCTGTCAGTGTTGGGagtatgtgtttatgtacatacacCACAGACAGGAGGTTGTATAGGGCTTATGTAAAGAAGCTGATAGATGATGAGAATCTTGTTGTAGTCCGGTACATAGATTATGGATATGAAGAAAGTGTAAAAATGGAGGAATTGCGAAAAGTACCAGAGTGTTTAGAAAATATACCAGCACAAGCTGTTCGTTGTTGCTTCAGCAAACATATCAGAGAAAACTGGTCAGAGTATCATAACCAACTGATCATAGATATAAAgagtgaagtgtgtgtgtgtgttttgtcagaTGACGAAGGTGATGGTAATCTTATTTTACAAGAACTCCATAGTGAGGGAAGAGATATTGTAAGAATGATGAGCTTGAACTTGGAGAGAAATGCGAGTCTCAAAGTGCCCTTTTTAGACCCACTTACAGTCGGCATAAGAGACAGTGCTGTGGAAGAAATTCCAGCAGAAGAGAAAACAGGTTCAAATATATCCACAGAATTACCCAGTGATAGTGTACATATTTTGCCTACCTACGCTGAGGATGATTTTCATCCCAGTAGCACAGTAAAGATTGAAGATACTTCCATTGATTTTAGTTTAGGTAATCTGAAATACCAAGATGAGAAAACTGCAGCTGTTGCTGAGTCTGGTATCTCTGAAGTAACTTGTAAGAAGTTGGTCCTTGTACCTCAGAATTGCATTGAATATGACATAACATTTGATGCAGTTGTTAGCCATATCGAGAGTGACGGTTCATTGTGGCTGCAAGCTAGCACTCACCTGCCTGCTCTCAGTAGCATGATGAAAATGCTGAATGAATTAGATATCCATTCATTAGAACTCGCGGAACATGCTCTTGTAgggagtgtgtgtttgtgccctTACACAGAAGATGGAAGGTTATACAGGGTTGTCGTAAGAGAGTTACATGGTGGTGATTGTCCTGCTCTGGTTCGTTATGTTGATTATGGCAATGAAGACTTCGTGAAGAGGGATAGTCTTTGGAAGATTCCAGAGGACATAAGTCAGTCAGTCTTTCACCTACCCATGCAGGCTATTCATTGTTACCCCAGCAAAAATATTAGAGAGTACTCTTGTCACTTGGGCATAGAAGATAAGGTGAAAGTATCACTATCACTCTCTGAAGATGGtgttaatgttttaaataaactAATCGTTCAAGACATGGATGTATTGTTAAAGAGTGTGGGATCACTAGAAAACCAAGACTGTCAAGGCAGTGCTGAGATTCCAAGTAGTACTGGTGATGGATTGCAACATTTGGTGTCCTTGGACTCAGGAGAAACAGCTGCCCAAGAAAATGCAGTTGAAGTTTCAGTGTATCAGCAGCAGCAGACTTTGACTAATGATTATGATGCAGATGAGACTAGAACTGTACAAGACACAATCGAAATAAACCTTTCAGAagaaaatggagatgaaaatTTGATTGAGTTTTCAAGTAGTAACCCCACAGAGGATAATTGTGTATCAGATGGAGAAATGAGCCAAATTTTTGCCATTGAACCCAGTCCTATCATGAAAGAGAATGATAGATGTATAAATGAACATTTTGACATAGACAGGGAACAGATAGATACAGACTTAAAGGAAGGCTTAGGTGAAGTAGGTGTGCAATCACCCTTATCAGGAGATGGCCTTTCAAAAGTCATAGCAACCAAAAATGGTGAATATGTAGTTGATTTCAGGGAAATTCCAGCTGAGAACTCCAGTGGGGAAACAAAACATTCGGAGGAAATCTCAGGAAGAAAGGATTACGTCATTGAAGAGAATGAGGCTCTAAAGGGAAGATCtgtgagaaatgaagaaaatatatttgtctcGACAGTTCCTATTGAGGACCCATTATTGCTTGAAAAGAGTGAACAGTCTGAACTTAGTTTCACTGAAAAAAGTTTTGATGATTTGAATCTTGACTTGCAAAATTATGCCAATATTCATGGACaagaacatcagtttcttttagatagtgaagagaaaccaGATGATGATTATGAGATTGATATATTATGTACTCCACTTCATAAGTGCATGGAAATGACTGAATTTGAATGCAGTTGTGCTGACAAACCTAATGAAGAGGAGAGCCTTAATGAAGCCTATCCAGATGAACAGTATCTTGAATTCCAGGCAGTTGCAGAGTCATTGGACTCTAGCCATCAGTCGCCGAAATTTGATTACGATCATTGTAAACAGGGAACGCCTTCCACAAATCCAGTAGAACTGATTGTAGAGATCACTGGAAAAACTGAAATGGCAGAGTTCATCCTTGAGTCAGAAGAAACGTGTGGTATTTTGTATAGTGAGAGTCCAGGAATTGGGATTGAATATGAAACTGATGAGGAAAAAAATACCCATGTTATAGCTACTGCTAATGACATGGTACAGAGTCCAAGTGAAGTGACAGGAATACGATTGTCAGAAGAACCTTTTTTTGAACATGAAGAAAGTAACTGTAgttttgaaaagaatgaatggGAGATTCAGCAGCAGgaattaaattcatttaaataccCAGATGATGATGCCATTGCTCAATTTATAGAAGCTGTAGGATTCAGTGGTGAAGAGGATAAATCACAGGAACCATCATGCTTTGTAGAACATGATCAGTATTTTGaagatgagaaaataaacttGAAGCAAACAGATGACGAAGTTTCAGGTTACGTAGGTGAACATACACTAGTGAGTAGTTGCATGAAAGATGCTGAAAGTGTTTATGAACAAAGTGAATTACCGTGTGTAGAAAAGAGTACTTCAGAAGAGGAGCAGGTAACTGGGGGAAATATCTCAGAAGGTAGTGATTGGAACTCTGCTGATGAAATAAACAAGATGGCCGTTGAGGTGAGGCTAACTTCATATGTCCCTGATCTTCAAGTAAGTGAAGCAAATTGTGATGTGAGGAAGGCACAGCAGTGTGCTGCGTGTGTAGATGGATGTATTGATAAAAAGCATGTGGAACTATGCACACACAATGCAGAGACTGTAGACAGCCATTGGATGGATACACCATCAAGGGACAATGCATTTTCTGAGCTCCAGTCTCACAAAACACCTGAATTTTTGGATCCAGAACCAATGAAGTGTCTGCTGGAATGTAGATTAGAGCCAGAGACGTCTAAAGATGTGCTCCATGATCTTCAGGATAAAGGGAAAG CTTTTGCACTACAGTCAAGTCTTGTCAGTGGAAAAGAGGCTTTTATAATGAACGTACAGGCACCTGGATGTTTGTCTCTTATCTTGAAGAATGATTTAGGAAGGCTTCATAATATTCAGCAGTGTCTTCATGGAAGTGCAGAGCAGCTACAGTTACAG GAACTGAAGAATATTCGTCCTGGAAATCACTGTGTTGTAGAATCTGAAGATGGTGAAACAAGGTACCGAGCAACTATATTAGATGTTGAAGAAAGAAATGCAAAAGTGTATTTGGTTGACGAAGGGAAATTGGAAACAGTACCTCGAGGAAAG ctgaaacagaTTCCTCAAGATCTGTTAGATCCTCCTTGCATTTACACCTGTGAAGTGAAACCTAAAAATGAGCAGGTGGTGTTGAGCTCTGACCAGATTCGTTCATCCATCAAACCCTTCATTGAGAAG cCTTTGGTTTTAACTGCAgaagatggaaaagggaagcaAAAACTGACCTTCCAATATTGCGGAAAAGAAGTTCTTGAAGATTTTGTGTGCTCAGTCCTTACGCCATTTTCCCAGAAGCCCATGGTGATGGATTTTCCCACATGCAGTGGAATATCTGAATCTAAAATTGTTCCTCCAGTCAATGTGGAATCTGTACCAAGAGCTAAAAGATCTTTTGATAAATCTAAAAGTTTTCTACATATCATTGATGAGGAAGGGGAGGACAGTGATGAAACTAGTGTGATGCAGTGTTATAAAGCTCTTGTGGTTAATGTAGAAGAAAATCCATTCTCCTTGTGGGTTCAAAAGGAAGAAGATTTCAGTCATGTAACATTCATTGCAAAGACATTATCAAGTGAAGGACTTGAATTTGAAATCTTGCAGCACCCTAAGAAAGGCCAGCTTTGTCTTTGTGTTTTGGAGGATGTCAAGCAGCGTGCAAAGTTAATCTCTTTCGATGATAATACTGCACTTGTACATTACATAGACCTTGGCAAGTATGACATCGTTTCAAGACGGGAGCTCTTCGAGTTGGAGGAGGAACTTACTGACATTCATCCTTTGGCATCCCAGGTCTTTCTCCCTGTGTCCATTAAAAAAGGCATGGAAGGTGTTTCTGGCTCAGTTATAGCCACAGCAGTCCTTGGTCAGTTATGCTATTGCATTGATTTGAGAACACAGgctgacaggaaaataaaaaccgTAGTGGTGAGCAGTGGTCAAGGAGATCTGGGCAAGTTTCTAGCTAGGATGGATTTAGCTACCGGAGTTAGTTTTGATGCTTCTGTCAAAGATCAGATTAGTCCTTTGGTGAATAGGTTTTGCCAAGGACATGCTAATGAGCCATGA